In Pseudostreptobacillus hongkongensis, a single window of DNA contains:
- a CDS encoding LysR family transcriptional regulator, giving the protein MDIHHLRIFYEVCKNKSFTRTAEKLYISQSAVSIQIKKLETSLQTQLIERSSKNFKLTYTGQELYKLTEEIFDKFLRVENEMNKLINSKKSKIVIGATHNIGEPVLPKIITEYVKQYPNIEFDIYIKNSNSLIRYLKEGTIDVALMEDDLFEDRSLKFIQSEEYPFVVISPPDIKDIEDIKKLNVLKKDTPNAIKYLDKFEDIIGHYFENKTIVNGSNETIKNLIMNNMGLSVLPYYCVYEEIKAGKMNLVHAFETNEDKFYIAFLKENEKKEWISNFLKFMREYNINYEFESLINKNK; this is encoded by the coding sequence ATGGATATCCATCACTTAAGAATATTTTATGAAGTATGTAAAAATAAAAGCTTTACAAGAACTGCAGAAAAACTCTATATAAGTCAATCTGCTGTATCAATACAAATTAAAAAACTAGAAACTTCTCTTCAAACTCAATTAATTGAAAGAAGTTCAAAAAATTTCAAACTTACTTATACAGGACAAGAATTATACAAATTAACTGAAGAAATTTTTGATAAATTTTTAAGAGTTGAAAATGAAATGAATAAGCTAATAAACAGTAAAAAATCTAAAATAGTAATAGGTGCAACTCATAATATAGGTGAACCTGTATTACCTAAAATTATTACTGAATATGTAAAACAATATCCTAATATAGAATTTGATATATATATCAAAAATAGTAATTCTTTAATCAGATACTTAAAAGAAGGAACTATAGATGTTGCTTTAATGGAAGATGATCTCTTTGAAGATAGAAGTTTAAAATTCATTCAATCTGAAGAGTACCCTTTCGTTGTAATATCTCCCCCTGATATTAAAGATATTGAAGATATAAAGAAATTAAATGTACTAAAAAAAGATACACCTAATGCAATTAAATATTTAGATAAATTCGAAGATATTATAGGTCATTATTTTGAAAATAAAACTATAGTAAATGGTAGTAATGAAACAATAAAAAATCTTATTATGAACAATATGGGACTTAGTGTTTTACCCTACTACTGTGTATACGAAGAAATAAAGGCTGGAAAAATGAATCTTGTGCATGCGTTTGAAACTAATGAAGATAAATTCTATATAGCATTCTTAAAAGAAAATGAAAAAAAGGAATGGATAAGTAATTTCTTGAAATTTATGAGAGAATATAATATTAATTATGAATTTGAAAGCTTGATAAATAAAAACAAATAA
- the efp gene encoding elongation factor P gives MKAAMELRQGSTYEKGGVPYLILKADRHQSTSGKKARAAEMKFKIKDLISGKVQEITVLSTEMMNDIVLDRSQMQFLYQMDGEFYFMNQETFDQLTLTEEDLGDAVDFLVDEMVIQVLLYEERPVGVELPNTVIREITYTEPGLKGDTIGRATKPATIETGYQLQVPLFCNIGDKIKIDTRTGEYIERAN, from the coding sequence ATGAAAGCAGCAATGGAATTAAGACAAGGTAGTACTTATGAAAAAGGAGGAGTACCTTATTTAATTTTAAAAGCAGATAGACACCAATCAACATCTGGTAAAAAAGCTCGTGCAGCAGAAATGAAATTTAAGATTAAAGACTTAATTAGTGGAAAAGTACAAGAAATAACAGTATTATCTACAGAAATGATGAATGACATAGTTCTTGATAGATCTCAAATGCAATTCTTATATCAAATGGATGGTGAATTTTACTTTATGAACCAAGAAACATTTGATCAATTAACTTTAACAGAAGAAGATTTAGGAGATGCTGTTGATTTCTTAGTAGATGAAATGGTTATACAAGTTTTATTATATGAAGAACGTCCAGTAGGGGTTGAATTACCTAATACTGTAATACGTGAAATAACATATACAGAACCTGGATTAAAAGGTGATACAATAGGAAGAGCAACTAAACCTGCGACAATAGAAACTGGTTATCAATTACAAGTACCTTTATTCTGTAATATAGGAGATAAAATTAAAATTGATACAAGAACTGGTGAATATATAGAAAGAGCTAATTAA
- a CDS encoding endonuclease/exonuclease/phosphatase family protein, with the protein MKRLFIMFLFLIYSELIYSKPILVGSYNTMRLGQNEKDLSAVAKIISKFDIVALQEVMNREGLDRLKNEIEKKTGEKWGYVISEKPVGSKEYKEYYSFIYKKGSIDKIESLGLYQDGKSKDFIREPYAVYVKSNNFDFVLITAHSIFGNSKSEREIEASRYHKVYKYFKDKTHEEDIILLGDFNLPANSHAFKYFKDEYKVKEVLNPNVDKTTISESRLANSYDNIFFNRSKLREWTKRYGVYDYTKDNYKEIRKYVSDHLLIFIEFENGKDLDD; encoded by the coding sequence ATGAAAAGGTTGTTTATTATGTTTCTTTTTTTAATTTATTCAGAACTTATTTATTCAAAACCTATACTTGTAGGAAGTTATAATACTATGCGTTTGGGTCAAAATGAAAAAGACCTTAGTGCAGTTGCAAAAATTATATCTAAATTTGATATAGTGGCATTACAAGAGGTTATGAATAGAGAAGGACTTGATAGATTAAAAAATGAAATTGAGAAAAAAACTGGTGAAAAATGGGGATATGTGATATCTGAAAAACCAGTTGGAAGTAAAGAATATAAAGAGTATTATTCTTTTATATATAAAAAGGGGAGTATAGATAAAATTGAAAGTTTAGGTCTTTATCAAGATGGTAAATCAAAAGATTTCATAAGAGAACCTTATGCAGTATATGTTAAATCTAATAACTTTGATTTTGTTTTAATAACAGCTCATTCTATATTTGGTAATAGTAAATCAGAACGTGAAATAGAAGCAAGTAGATATCATAAAGTATATAAATACTTTAAAGATAAAACTCATGAAGAAGATATTATCTTATTAGGTGATTTTAATTTACCCGCTAATTCACATGCGTTTAAATATTTTAAAGATGAATATAAGGTAAAAGAAGTTTTAAATCCTAATGTAGATAAAACAACTATATCTGAATCAAGACTTGCAAATTCTTATGATAATATATTTTTTAATAGAAGTAAATTAAGAGAATGGACTAAGAGATATGGAGTTTATGATTATACAAAAGATAATTATAAAGAAATAAGGAAATATGTTTCAGATCACCTTTTAATTTTTATAGAATTTGAAAATGGAAAGGATCTAGATGACTAA
- a CDS encoding MATE family efflux transporter — MTKNKEMYKRILKIGIPVMLENLVYNLVNFIDNFMVGKENVSLGLGTVAVAGLGIVNQIFFVFMVSLFGLFSGASVLSAQYYGNKDYKNLNKILGFLLIASLLISIPFVLIGIFNPTFLIGLYTNDTNTLIQANNYFRISCLTFPLAGLGMAFSMQLRVINESKYAFYSSFIGLGVNFIGNLLLIPILGVKGAAIATVIARIFALIYMIYIVKKNKFPIASKNIEMFNIEMNLVKSILVISFPTFLHEVFWVLAYNTKMMIYSKTGTVEFASIVTAGTITSILFSMFSGISNASAVIIGNELGANDLIKAKNASIVCIKLMVLLGILSSIILNILAIPLLNLMQVSSILNILTRKVIFVESLFILFKALNLLFVVGILRAGGDIYYGVACDMVSMWIIAVPLVFLARYLNFDIPYMYLFSCISEFVIFFPLILRYRKEKWLKRIVD; from the coding sequence ATGACTAAAAATAAAGAAATGTATAAAAGAATTTTAAAAATAGGTATTCCTGTTATGCTTGAAAATTTAGTATATAACTTGGTTAACTTTATAGACAATTTTATGGTTGGAAAAGAAAATGTTTCTTTAGGTTTAGGTACTGTTGCTGTAGCAGGTCTTGGAATTGTTAATCAAATATTTTTTGTTTTTATGGTTTCTTTATTTGGGCTTTTTAGTGGGGCTAGTGTTTTATCAGCTCAGTATTATGGTAATAAGGATTATAAAAATTTAAATAAAATATTAGGTTTCCTATTAATAGCTTCACTTTTAATATCAATACCTTTTGTTCTTATAGGGATATTTAATCCTACTTTTTTAATAGGGTTATATACTAATGATACAAACACATTAATTCAAGCAAATAATTACTTTAGAATATCTTGTTTAACTTTCCCACTTGCTGGGCTTGGTATGGCATTTTCTATGCAATTAAGAGTTATAAATGAATCTAAATATGCTTTTTATTCAAGTTTTATAGGTCTTGGCGTAAACTTTATAGGAAATCTTTTACTTATACCTATATTAGGTGTAAAAGGAGCAGCAATAGCGACTGTAATTGCAAGAATTTTTGCTTTGATATATATGATATACATAGTTAAGAAAAATAAATTTCCTATAGCTTCAAAAAATATTGAAATGTTTAATATAGAAATGAATTTAGTTAAATCTATACTTGTAATATCTTTTCCTACTTTTCTACATGAAGTTTTTTGGGTTTTAGCATATAATACTAAAATGATGATATATAGTAAAACTGGTACAGTAGAATTTGCCTCGATTGTAACAGCAGGGACTATAACATCTATACTATTTAGTATGTTTAGTGGTATTTCAAATGCATCAGCTGTCATAATAGGGAATGAATTAGGGGCAAATGATTTAATAAAGGCAAAAAATGCATCAATAGTTTGTATTAAACTTATGGTATTATTAGGCATATTATCATCAATAATATTAAATATTTTAGCTATACCTTTGCTTAACTTGATGCAAGTAAGTTCTATTCTTAATATACTGACAAGAAAAGTAATATTTGTAGAAAGCTTATTTATTTTATTTAAAGCTTTAAACTTACTATTTGTAGTAGGAATATTAAGAGCAGGTGGAGATATTTATTATGGTGTAGCATGTGATATGGTATCTATGTGGATAATAGCTGTACCTTTAGTATTTCTAGCAAGATATTTAAACTTTGATATACCATATATGTATTTATTTAGCTGTATATCTGAGTTTGTAATATTTTTCCCTTTAATACTAAGATATAGAAAAGAAAAATGGTTAAAAAGAATAGTAGATTAA
- a CDS encoding deoxyguanosinetriphosphate triphosphohydrolase has protein sequence MNWKELLSTNTIRKRSRIKASDVRNDFEKDYHRIISSPSFRRLQDKTQAFPLEENDFVRTRLTHSLEVSSFAKSIAQSIGKRIIEENLDDDFGYEELNAITNILSSASLIHDIGNPPFGHFGEDSIRIWFKENLFKIDVKNEEGEIKKLGEWLTPHMCSDFINFEGNAQAIRVVEKLHFVVDENGMNLTFALLNTLIKYPVSSLDIDKNSGNIKDKKMGYFYSEEDIFYKVVKSTGTYDEQKNKIYRHPLTFLLEAADDIAYATADIEDGIKKRYITYYNLINELEKAGFNEGNIFYDRLKKYRQDGKKNEYISSHSYAATRWIISIQGLIIKDVVKKFIDNYSDIMSGNFKEELLSNDDDLDIVKFLKAMSKKYIFDSRNNNKMEISGNIIIDFLLNKFVNAIIYFDTIYEDESLLHRKYRILLSDNQKQIYSIYSKKYEDKMLKELNLKIEQEQLEGNQKERLEKEYKDKIFSYKLYLRLLFVTDYISGMTDTYIKTTYQELMGIK, from the coding sequence TTGAATTGGAAAGAACTATTATCAACAAACACAATAAGAAAGAGAAGTAGAATAAAAGCAAGTGATGTAAGAAATGATTTTGAAAAAGATTATCATAGAATAATATCATCACCTTCATTTAGAAGACTTCAGGATAAAACTCAAGCATTTCCACTTGAAGAAAATGATTTTGTAAGAACAAGACTTACTCATTCTCTTGAGGTATCTTCTTTTGCTAAATCAATAGCTCAATCTATAGGTAAAAGAATAATAGAAGAAAATCTTGATGATGATTTTGGGTATGAAGAATTAAATGCAATTACAAATATATTATCATCAGCATCTCTTATACATGATATAGGTAATCCACCGTTTGGTCATTTTGGAGAAGATTCTATTAGAATATGGTTTAAAGAGAATCTATTTAAAATAGATGTTAAAAATGAAGAAGGTGAAATTAAAAAACTTGGGGAATGGTTAACACCTCATATGTGTTCAGATTTCATTAATTTTGAAGGTAATGCACAAGCAATACGTGTAGTTGAAAAATTACATTTTGTAGTTGATGAAAATGGAATGAATTTAACATTTGCACTTTTAAATACTTTAATAAAATATCCTGTGTCATCACTTGATATAGATAAGAATAGTGGAAATATTAAAGATAAGAAGATGGGATATTTTTATTCAGAAGAAGATATTTTCTATAAAGTTGTTAAATCAACTGGAACTTATGATGAGCAAAAAAATAAGATATATAGACATCCACTTACATTCTTACTTGAAGCAGCAGATGATATAGCTTATGCAACAGCTGATATAGAAGATGGAATTAAAAAGAGATATATAACTTACTATAACCTTATTAATGAATTAGAAAAAGCTGGATTTAATGAAGGGAATATATTTTATGATAGATTAAAGAAATATAGACAAGATGGTAAAAAGAATGAGTATATATCTTCACATAGCTATGCAGCTACAAGATGGATAATATCTATACAAGGATTAATAATAAAAGATGTTGTTAAGAAATTTATAGACAATTATTCTGATATAATGAGTGGAAACTTTAAAGAAGAATTACTTTCAAATGATGATGATTTAGATATAGTTAAGTTTTTAAAAGCTATGTCAAAAAAATATATATTTGATTCAAGAAACAATAATAAAATGGAAATATCTGGTAATATAATTATAGATTTCTTACTTAATAAATTTGTTAATGCAATAATATATTTTGATACTATATATGAAGATGAAAGTTTACTTCATAGAAAGTATAGAATATTATTAAGTGATAATCAAAAACAAATTTATAGTATATATTCTAAAAAGTATGAAGATAAAATGTTAAAAGAATTAAACCTTAAAATTGAACAAGAACAATTAGAAGGAAACCAAAAAGAAAGACTTGAAAAAGAATATAAGGATAAAATATTTAGCTATAAATTGTACTTAAGATTATTATTTGTAACAGACTATATTTCTGGTATGACTGATACATATATTAAAACAACTTATCAAGAATTGATGGGGATTAAATAA
- a CDS encoding TrmB family transcriptional regulator, which produces MDDKDILRLKKLGFTEIESKIYLHLLKFPGENPTQIAKFLDISRSSSYNSIDNLEKQGIVKLLPAIDDRKNYKVINPIVFLELKRKELNDEIDNLKITLSSMYNEYNFEDIYNIDRIDNIRYIIIEILNNVENNIVTFGNINDEVIKNKLDYVIQEKGIEVLKFDSSEFILLVDDKDLVIIEEDNIMYTKNKMIINQINRRVKIEMEKK; this is translated from the coding sequence ATGGATGATAAGGATATTTTGAGATTAAAAAAACTAGGTTTTACTGAAATAGAGTCAAAAATATATTTGCATTTATTAAAATTTCCTGGAGAAAATCCAACTCAAATAGCTAAATTTCTTGATATTTCAAGATCAAGTAGCTACAATAGTATAGATAATTTAGAAAAGCAAGGTATAGTAAAATTATTACCAGCAATAGATGATAGGAAAAATTATAAAGTTATCAATCCTATAGTTTTTCTAGAATTAAAAAGAAAAGAATTAAATGATGAAATAGATAATTTAAAAATAACTTTATCATCTATGTATAATGAATATAATTTTGAAGATATATATAATATAGATAGGATAGATAATATTAGATATATTATTATTGAGATATTAAATAATGTAGAAAATAATATTGTAACATTTGGTAATATAAATGATGAAGTAATAAAAAATAAATTAGATTATGTTATACAAGAAAAAGGTATAGAAGTTTTAAAATTTGATTCATCTGAATTTATATTACTTGTAGATGATAAAGATTTAGTTATTATTGAAGAAGATAATATTATGTATACAAAGAATAAAATGATAATTAATCAGATAAATAGAAGAGTTAAAATAGAAATGGAGAAAAAATAA
- a CDS encoding site-2 protease family protein, which produces MIVVITLLILGLIIFLHELGHFATAKYFGMPVSEFSIGMGPVIFKKTKGSTQYSLRLIPIGGFVSIDGMIEASRDDKDFEKFTDEEIEEYNKNGFMSHPKYQKIIVLSAGVIMNFATAFIAAILYSLFIGKGFELVGKIFIGGFYQTLLGIKMLLTGAAKANQLVGPVGLPSVVGQIVDQAGYMVLFNLFAILSINIGILNLLPIPALDGGRIIFVILEYFGIKVNKKIEEYLHMIGLGLLLLLMVYVFYNDISRIVHKYF; this is translated from the coding sequence ATGATAGTAGTTATAACTTTATTGATATTGGGATTAATAATATTTCTACATGAACTAGGGCATTTTGCTACAGCTAAATATTTTGGTATGCCAGTATCAGAATTTTCTATAGGTATGGGTCCTGTGATATTCAAAAAAACTAAAGGATCAACTCAATATAGTTTAAGATTAATACCTATAGGAGGATTTGTTTCTATAGATGGTATGATAGAAGCAAGTCGTGATGATAAAGACTTTGAAAAATTTACAGATGAAGAAATAGAAGAGTATAACAAAAATGGATTTATGAGTCATCCTAAATATCAAAAGATAATAGTACTTTCAGCAGGAGTTATAATGAATTTTGCTACAGCTTTTATAGCTGCTATACTTTATTCACTTTTTATAGGTAAGGGATTTGAATTAGTAGGTAAAATATTTATAGGAGGATTTTATCAAACTCTATTAGGTATAAAGATGCTTTTAACAGGAGCAGCAAAAGCCAACCAACTTGTTGGACCTGTTGGTCTTCCATCTGTTGTAGGACAAATAGTAGATCAAGCTGGATATATGGTTTTATTTAATTTATTTGCAATATTATCTATAAATATAGGTATTTTAAACTTATTACCTATACCTGCACTTGATGGGGGAAGAATAATATTTGTTATACTTGAATATTTTGGAATAAAAGTAAATAAAAAAATTGAAGAATACTTACATATGATAGGTTTAGGATTGTTACTTTTACTTATGGTGTATGTTTTCTATAATGATATATCAAGAATAGTACATAAATATTTTTAG
- a CDS encoding tRNA (cytidine(34)-2'-O)-methyltransferase yields MNIVLYQPEMPYNTGNIGRSCVLTNTTLHLIKPLGFSIEDKDVKRAGLDYWKYVKLKVWESFEEFLENKGEGKIYFATTKTDKKYTDVEYSENDYIMFGPESRGIPVEILEKYKEYNITIPMLKIGRSLNLSNSAVVILYEAMRQLNFEFGMNDEEVSDIRYELTVKGATKK; encoded by the coding sequence ATGAATATAGTATTGTATCAACCAGAGATGCCATATAATACTGGTAATATAGGAAGAAGTTGTGTTTTAACTAACACAACTTTACATTTAATTAAGCCCTTAGGTTTTTCTATAGAAGATAAAGATGTTAAAAGGGCTGGTCTTGATTATTGGAAATATGTTAAATTAAAAGTTTGGGAAAGTTTTGAAGAATTTTTAGAAAATAAAGGTGAAGGTAAAATATATTTTGCGACAACTAAAACTGATAAAAAATATACAGATGTTGAGTATTCAGAAAATGACTATATCATGTTTGGACCAGAATCAAGAGGAATACCAGTTGAAATATTAGAAAAATATAAGGAATATAATATAACTATACCTATGTTAAAAATAGGTAGATCTTTAAATTTATCAAATTCTGCAGTTGTTATTCTTTATGAAGCAATGAGACAGTTAAATTTTGAATTTGGTATGAATGATGAAGAAGTTAGTGATATTAGGTATGAATTAACTGTGAAAGGGGCAACAAAAAAATAA
- the metG gene encoding methionine--tRNA ligase, whose translation MMKNLYITTPIYYPNAKPHIGTAYTTVICDVVSRYKRLKGYDVRFITGIDEHGQKIEESAKKNNVTPQQWVDKMKEDFVNLWDKLNIDYNYFVRTTDSNHEYTVDTVIQKVYDNGKIYSGEYIGKYSVSEETFVTESQLVDGKYMGKEVIDMAEKSYFFKLSEYQDKLLEFYENHPDFIKPVSRRNEVISFIKQGLQDLSISRTTFDWGIPLKLEKGHIVYVWFDALNSYLTAAGYGSELFNEFWNNGEVVHVIGKDILRFHAIIWPAMLMAAGYKLPDVLAVHGWWTIDGEKMSKSLGNVVDPLEEIEKYGLDQFRYFLLREATFGQDADYSKKAVIQRINSDLANDLGNLLNRVLGMQAKYFDSVVYKSDVKSELDNELIELWKETLFTVDNMYNDYNFSEMLKSIWKFISRLNKYIDESEPWALYKEGNIERLKAVLYNLIEGISKVALLVYPVMPDSSQNILYQLGLDIKVSSIKLGDYTEWGIYSDGNKLGESKVLFPRIEVPKIEFEEELVIQNPIDIEDFNKVEIKVVEIKKVYKVPESDALLRFIVDTGKELRQIVSGIAKHYKNEQELVGTKVMAVLNLKSIELKGIVSQGMLLTTTEKKKTKLVVIDENVKVSTIIK comes from the coding sequence ATAATGAAAAATTTATATATAACAACGCCTATTTATTATCCTAATGCTAAACCTCATATAGGAACAGCATATACTACAGTAATATGTGATGTTGTATCAAGATATAAAAGACTTAAAGGTTATGATGTTAGATTTATAACTGGAATAGATGAACATGGTCAAAAAATAGAAGAATCAGCTAAGAAAAATAATGTAACTCCTCAACAATGGGTTGATAAAATGAAAGAAGATTTTGTTAATCTTTGGGATAAGCTGAATATAGATTATAATTATTTTGTTAGAACTACTGATTCAAATCATGAATATACTGTTGATACTGTTATACAGAAAGTTTATGATAATGGTAAGATATATAGCGGGGAATATATTGGTAAATATTCAGTGAGTGAGGAAACTTTTGTAACTGAATCTCAATTAGTTGATGGTAAATATATGGGAAAAGAAGTTATAGATATGGCTGAAAAATCATATTTCTTTAAATTATCTGAATATCAAGATAAATTATTAGAATTTTATGAAAATCATCCAGATTTTATAAAACCAGTTTCAAGAAGAAATGAAGTTATTTCTTTTATTAAACAAGGTCTTCAAGATCTTTCAATTTCAAGAACTACTTTTGATTGGGGTATTCCATTAAAACTTGAAAAAGGACATATAGTGTATGTTTGGTTTGATGCATTAAATTCATATTTAACTGCAGCAGGTTATGGAAGTGAATTATTTAATGAATTTTGGAATAATGGAGAAGTTGTACATGTTATAGGTAAAGATATTTTAAGATTCCATGCTATTATTTGGCCAGCTATGTTAATGGCAGCAGGGTATAAGTTACCTGATGTATTGGCAGTACATGGATGGTGGACTATAGATGGAGAAAAGATGTCTAAATCTTTAGGTAATGTTGTTGATCCTTTAGAAGAAATTGAAAAATATGGTTTAGATCAATTTAGATATTTCTTATTAAGAGAAGCAACTTTTGGACAAGATGCAGATTATTCAAAAAAAGCTGTAATTCAAAGAATTAACAGTGATTTAGCTAATGATTTAGGTAATTTATTAAATAGAGTTCTTGGAATGCAGGCAAAATATTTTGATTCAGTTGTATATAAATCTGATGTAAAATCTGAATTAGATAATGAATTAATAGAACTTTGGAAAGAAACTTTATTTACAGTTGATAATATGTATAATGATTATAATTTTTCTGAAATGCTTAAATCTATCTGGAAGTTTATATCAAGACTTAATAAATATATAGATGAATCAGAACCGTGGGCTTTATATAAAGAAGGTAATATTGAAAGATTAAAAGCAGTTTTATATAATCTTATTGAAGGTATTTCTAAAGTTGCCTTATTAGTTTATCCAGTTATGCCTGATTCAAGTCAAAATATTTTATATCAATTAGGACTTGATATTAAAGTAAGTAGTATAAAATTAGGTGATTATACTGAATGGGGAATTTATTCTGATGGAAATAAATTAGGTGAATCTAAAGTGTTATTCCCACGTATAGAAGTTCCTAAAATTGAATTTGAAGAAGAATTAGTTATACAAAATCCAATAGATATTGAAGATTTTAATAAGGTAGAAATTAAAGTTGTTGAAATTAAAAAAGTTTATAAAGTTCCTGAAAGTGATGCTTTATTAAGATTTATAGTTGATACTGGAAAAGAACTTAGACAGATAGTTTCAGGTATTGCAAAACACTATAAAAATGAACAAGAATTAGTTGGAACTAAGGTTATGGCTGTTTTAAACTTAAAATCTATTGAATTAAAAGGGATAGTATCACAAGGAATGTTACTTACAACTACTGAAAAGAAAAAAACAAAATTAGTTGTAATAGATGAAAATGTTAAAGTTTCAACTATTATAAAATAA
- a CDS encoding tetratricopeptide repeat protein — protein sequence MNKSRILKEIIIVFILSILVLLIFSIKTYIYTSKPFDYIENAIVSMYDEDNKKTLKNFEKAYLGNDVDIYQVINGLADDEVISSFYKDKEEKSSGYAEYRKAQFLLYSNKTGEAIEELKKAANQNNIDALYFLGNYLYLSKRFTEAFEYIEKSYNLKDYRVVERYLEMKNSIAVYERMEELEFKYNKNTITKEEKLELGNFYIDKTFINDAYKILKPFIEENNKDALFAKANYIELEGDNDKALQIYKELFLKYKEARVALKVVQNSDISTKSNRTKLIKLLDEVKTYDRNLDFIKANLLFENDEWKEAKEIYDRLKNLKFIPVYKKLGKYYENIGDTMQAIEMYKLSFENGDIDSAVNLNNLVQDLQSVFATPITEDYTNYLKLASKLGSSEASYKLANNLTDTYEKKKYAIIALSQENVKALTILIDLAGNSKDKEKIRVYTNILINNK from the coding sequence ATGAATAAAAGTAGAATTTTAAAAGAGATAATAATAGTATTTATTTTATCTATATTAGTTTTACTGATATTTTCTATTAAAACGTATATATATACATCTAAACCTTTTGACTATATAGAAAATGCTATAGTTAGTATGTATGATGAAGACAATAAAAAAACACTTAAAAACTTTGAAAAAGCATATTTAGGAAATGATGTAGATATATATCAAGTTATTAATGGATTAGCTGATGATGAGGTTATTTCATCATTCTATAAAGATAAGGAAGAAAAGTCCAGTGGTTATGCCGAGTATAGAAAAGCTCAGTTTCTTCTTTATTCAAATAAAACAGGAGAAGCTATAGAAGAATTAAAGAAAGCTGCTAATCAAAATAATATTGATGCGCTATATTTCTTAGGTAATTATCTATATTTATCAAAGAGATTTACTGAAGCTTTTGAATATATAGAAAAATCATATAATTTAAAAGATTACAGAGTTGTTGAAAGATATCTTGAAATGAAAAATAGTATAGCTGTTTATGAAAGAATGGAAGAATTAGAATTTAAATATAATAAAAATACTATTACAAAAGAAGAAAAATTAGAATTAGGTAATTTCTATATAGATAAGACATTTATAAACGATGCATACAAGATATTAAAACCATTTATAGAAGAAAATAATAAAGACGCTTTATTTGCTAAGGCAAACTATATAGAACTTGAAGGAGATAATGATAAAGCCTTACAAATTTATAAAGAATTATTCCTAAAATATAAGGAAGCAAGAGTTGCTTTAAAGGTTGTTCAAAATTCTGATATATCAACTAAATCAAACAGAACTAAATTAATTAAATTATTAGATGAAGTAAAAACATATGATAGAAATTTAGATTTTATTAAAGCTAATTTATTATTTGAAAATGATGAATGGAAAGAAGCTAAAGAAATATATGATAGATTAAAAAACTTGAAATTTATACCAGTATATAAAAAGTTAGGTAAATACTATGAAAATATAGGTGATACTATGCAAGCTATAGAAATGTATAAATTAAGTTTTGAAAATGGAGATATAGATAGTGCTGTTAATTTAAATAATCTTGTACAAGATTTACAATCAGTATTTGCTACACCTATAACAGAAGATTATACTAATTATTTAAAACTTGCATCAAAATTAGGAAGTTCAGAAGCAAGCTATAAATTAGCAAATAATTTAACAGATACTTATGAAAAGAAAAAATATGCTATAATTGCTCTTTCTCAAGAAAATGTTAAGGCACTTACTATACTTATAGATTTAGCAGGTAATTCTAAAGATAAAGAAAAAATAAGAGTATATACTAATATATTAATAAATAATAAGTAG